The Candidatus Zixiibacteriota bacterium genome includes the window ACTCGATCCATCGGTTCAGGATAACATCTACGTCTATACTATCATTTTCATGTGTGTCGGTTTCGCGTTGTGGTTTATAGTCAAGCTTGACATCTGGCGTTCTGCCGTATATCGAGATATAGCACGAGTCGGGGTGCTTGTGATTGTGCTGGGCTATCTCATCATGCATGCCTTAGGATATGTCTCCTGGGCGGGAACCAGAGAATATTCACTCGTTTACGCAGACAGGGATCTTGGCGAGATACTATCAGGCGACGCCGTGCTGTCCGGATCTTATGCATCGGCACTGACTCAGGAAAACAAGCTCGGCTGCATCCACCACCAATTTGGTGTGGAGACTCCGGACCTCGATTTCTTCAACAAATTTCCGATCACTCACCTCGCAATCGATGAGGGGAACGAGAAACGCGCGCGACAGGACTATCCTACTCTCATGGCTGGGGCTAAAGAGATTGCCAACTATCGACTTCGCGGTTTCCCGGTCAAGATATTCAACATTTCGCAGGTCAGTCCGAATGCCGCTGCTCAAACATATCATCTTTCTGAGTATGAGCAGGCGAGATTCATGCTAACCGGAAACCAGCCCGATTCCGCGAACGCATTGATGACTCGGTTCGCTGCATCAGGATCAAGAAGCTACACTGCGGAGCTTTACCTCGCGGAGACGCAGCTCAGGGCGCAGAAGTATGATGCCGCCATCGAGCATCTGCAAAGGGCTGTCGAGATCGCACCTTTCGATCTGTACACGGCATATTTGTTTGGACAGGCGCTTCTGAACTCTGCGCAAACGCAGGGCAGTCCGGCATATCTTGAGGAGGCTCTGGGCTATCTCGAATTCGCATATGCGAGACGGCCGGCTGACCAGAAGCTGAGGCAGACTATTGAGAGCTTGAAGCGACAGCTTCGTTGAGCACTCACTTCACTTGAATCAAAACGACCTCCGATTTTGGTTGATTCCACTACTAAAGCGCAATAAATTTGTTTATAGCATGTTTCGGTTTGCCGGAGAATATGCGGTGGTTGCACTGAACAAAATTCCATAGACTATTCAATATGAGTTCTGAGAGGCACGAGATGAAGAACAGCATGAGTTCTCTCTGGAAAAGTGAGGATTGGTGGGCGGTTTGGATCGGCTTCGCGATCATTATCGCAGCTCTCCTGAGAATCCTCCCGAAAATACCGAGCGTGGGCAAGTGGACTGACGATCCGTTGGCTGCATTCAGCATCATCAAAGAGGGAGTTGCGACAGGTAACATCCTTCTTCCACTATTGATGCTGATGATAGGACTCGGTTTGCTGACAGCCGTTGGTGTCGCATCCATGAAGACAGAGAAGCTGGTAAAATACCTTGCGGGATTCGCTGGTGTCTTCATCCTGGCCACATTGGCATACTGGATAGCCGATCAGGTCAACATCAAATACTGGGGATTAAGTTATGCTATGTGGGCTCTGCTGGTCGGGCTGCTTGTCTCGAACACTATCGGTACTCCCAAATGGCTGAGAGCGGGTGCTAGAACCGAGCTTTTCATAAAGATAGGGCTTGTGCTGATGGGTTGCGAAATCTTATTCAAAAAGATCATGGCGCTCGGTGCTCCCGGTCTGATGGTCGCCTGGATCGTAACTCCGATAGTGATCATCTTCATGTACAAATTTGGCACAAAAATCCTCAAGATGTCGAACAAATCACTGATTATCATAATTGCTGCGGCAACCTCTGTATGCGGGGTCTCGGCGGCAATAGCTGTAGCAGCGGCATGCTGTGCCAAGAAAGAGGACCTCACACTTGCAGTCGGAATGACTCTTATCTTCACCGTGCTGATGATGTTCTTCATGCCTCTTGGAATAAAGTACATCGGAATGAATGACATTCTCGGCGGCGCATGGATGGGTGGCACAATCGACTCGACCGGAGCGGTCGTTGCTGCCGGATCGATGCTCGGAGATGCTGCAGAGAAAGTGGCCGCGGTCGTGAAGATGATACAAAATGTGCTGATCGGCGTCGTCGCTTTCGTTGTCGCCATATACTGGGTGACACGTGTAGAGTGCGAGGGCAGCGATCACAAGCCGAATGCTATGGAAATCTGGTACAGATTTCCGAAGTTCGTGCTCGGATTTGTGGCTGCGTCACTCGTTTTCTCATTCATAGTTGTGCCGGCATCATCCGGAGACTTCAAACTCGTCGAGGCGAGTTACATCAAACCATTTACGAGAGAGCTAAGAGAATGGTTCTTCTGTCTCGCTTTTGTCGCGATCGGGCTTGAATCGAATTTCAAGGACCTGACGAGCAGAATGGAGGGAGGCAAGCCGCTGATCCTCTATGGTGTTGGTCAGACATTCAATTTGATCCTGACTCTGTTGGTTGCATACCTTGCATTCATCGTCTTCTTCCCGAATGCGATCTGAAGGAGGGTGTGAGAGCTGAAATGACAAACAAGCGACATGACAGGATTGGCCGCTTCATAGCGTGGTCGAAATTCGCTATCGGACTTTGTATGCTGTTGCTGATGGTGACTCTCTTTGCGTCAGGCTATACTCTTCCCGGTGTGTTTGGCGAAGTGGTCCGGCACAACCAGGCGACCGACATCGATGCTTCGCCGCTATTCTATTCTGAGGTCGAGAATATGTCCGATCTCGAGGATGGAGTCAGAGTGATGATGGAGCAAGCTCGGTCGATGCCATCAAGCGAGTAGCGACGAGATTCCTCTCTTTGATCTGATCATGAGTCTGTCTACCACCCAGACCGCCGCGATGGCGAGGAGCCCAGATACCAAAGGAATAGCAAACCGCGTCGATGACGCGAGCCTGGTCTTCATGTCTGCCGCCACCGCATTGTCATGAAATGGCCTAAACAGATCAATACGCATGAGTGACTTTGCGACTGCAGTGAGGTCTACGAAGTATGCCACTGCAGCAAGCGTCATCAGCAATCCTGCGGCAGCCACCAGAGATTCGAAGTGTCTCTGCCAGAAGGGGGCTTTCATTTCGGCGACAATCGAATTTAGGATTGTCGAAGTGAAATCAACCGGTAATTCGAAGCCTGATTCATCGCTGAGGCCGACATTCAGTCTGCTGTATTGTTCGGCCCTCGTGTGGCATTCAGGGCATATATCGAGATGATTCGCGATCTCTGCCGAGCAATCTACTGATCGCTCATCGAGAAATCCCTGAATCTCCTCATCTGTCAGATGCTTGCTTCCCACAGGTCCTCCATTTGGTATTTCGTCAGAAGACGATCCTTCAGAAGCTTTCTGGCCCGGAATAGATAACTCTTCACTGTACCCTCAGGCATGTTCATGATGCTTCCGATTTCGCGATAACTCATGTCATCGAGATGATAGAGAGTGATAATCGCTGCGAACTGCGCTGGCAGCTTGTCGATCTCGGTGCGAAGCCTGATCGAGACATCTTCCAATTCGGCTTGCTTATCCGGTGGTGCCGAATCATCACAGTGAGATTCGATACTTCCGCCATTCGAGGCAATGTCTTCATATAGCGGAATTTTCTTCTTCTCCAGATAATTGCCGCACGTATTATACGCTATCCGTGCGATCCAGGTCGAGAGCTTCGATTTGAACTGAAAGCTCGATAGATTTTGATAGACCCGAATAAAGATATCCTGGCAGAGATCTTCGCGGTCTGTTTCATTGTGTACCATTCTAAACACGATATGGCTCACCAAGCGTTTGTTCTGATCGACAACGGCTCTGAATGCCTCGGCGTCGCCGGAGATAATTTTGTGTACCAGGCGCTCGCTGTCATCCAGATAATCCTCCATATTTATCAGACCGATATCTCAGGCAGAATGTTGCATGAATATTGGTATAGTATTCCGGCGGAATCTGCAACATTTGCGAGTACATCCTTGTCAAACTAATCAGAAGACACAAAAGCAAGGAGTTGGAAATGCTGCAATTAACTGACGCCATCGAAATGGTAATCGTGTTTTTCACGATCGGGTTTGTGGTAAAGATTATCCTCGATTACAGTATGCGGAAAAAGCTCATCGAGAAAGGCCTCGTCGATAAGAACGTGAAGTATCTGTTCAGTGACGGCGGCCCCGCAAAGTCATCGTTGAAGTGGGGCATGGTCCTGATCGGAATCGGAGTAGCGATAATCATCGGCCGCATTGTACCATATCGCTGGTCAGATGAGATCACTGTCAGCGGGATATTTATTCTCGCCGGGCTCGCGATGGTGATCTATTACGCTATTGCTCCAAGAATCAGAACGAATGGCGACAGTGAAGCTTCCTCCGACGAAGTTGATCGATAGAATATTGTCGTGTAAAGAGCGGCAGGCGACTTTCCGCGAGAGCATTTCTTCCTGAAACGGAATCACACTTAGCGTTTGATAAGGCTCAGGGTGTTTCTTCCGGAGAGTGTATCTCAATTTGGCTATAATATAATCACAAATTTCCCCACCTGATTTCCCCATTCAGATTCGATTGAGAATAGATAGATGCCACTTGCGACGAGTTCATTGTGGCGAGTCCTGAGGTCCCATTGAATCTTGGAATCGGTGTCGGTGAATCTCCCAGGATGATCGAGCTCCCTGACAAGTTCGCCGGAGAGAGTGTATATCCTGATCTTGCACCTGGGTGGCAGATTCACGAAGTGTATTCGTCTTGTATGATCCACGAATCCCGAGTGTCCTTGGTCCTCGTAGTCTGATGCCGCGTATCGTCCATCCCCATAATACGGGTTCGGATAAACCTCGACTGGAATGTTCTCTCTGAGTGATACGGAGGCATCGTTAATCGCCCATACTTCTGTCGCGTTGGATAGCGGTGAGCTTTCCAGTGGCTCAAGGTCCCGTTCATAGTCGCCGAAATCGAAGGCGGTGACCGAGAAATACCACGGGATCGATGACAACAGATTGTCCATCTCAAACTCATATTCGTAATACTTGTGATACAGCACAGAGTCGCCTGTCAGCGGATTAAACCCCTTAACCCACAAATCGGGATTGAGAGAGTCGATTTCAGGTATTATCAGACCCTCTTCGATCTCTTCAGCGAATCTCTTTCTGATACCGGTGGCATTGTGAACGAACGCTCCATCCTCCCAGCCCGCTATGGACTGATTCCACTCCAGAGGGGTGAAGCAGAGAACAGACCCATCGTGATCGAATCCGACTCCATCATCATTGAGGGGATACACTTCGGGATCGAATGACTGGCCGAACATCTCGCGCAATGTGCTCAGCTTGAGTGGTATGCTGGCTACCTCGAACTCACTCTTATCAGAATTCCAGCGCAGCACTGTGTAGTCGAGGAAATCCCGTGATTCGAGCATTCCGAGCCTGTCGATTCGGGGCTGTCGTCCCATGTAGACTCGGTATCCTTCGAAATCGATCTGTCTCGTGAAGGGGTCTCTTGATGTCTCGCTGATGAGACCGTTCCACCTGAGTGTGATCTTGCCGATAGTGGTCGACTGGCGCAGAACGGGCGGGGGAGGTGATACGGCTGCCCTGAAGTCAGGAACGCCATCGCCTGCGTAATAGAACGTGTCCAGAATCTCCTGGCCGTTGACCGTGTCCGGTATCAACCAGAACGGCCCGGAATCATCGTCACCATCAGTATCATAACCCGGATTGTCGTATACCCAGTTTGCCCAGACGGCATTGAGCGCAGCATCTCTGAAATCGACCTTACTATAGTAGGTGTGAGGGGAACGCGGAAGATTATCAGCTGCATTTCGAGGATCTCTGTGGAAATCCTCGCCCGCAAGATATGCAAGCGTGAACGGTACAGTGTCACCAACGTCGATATCAAATGGTCCTGCCGAGAGCACAAACCGAGTGTCATATCCATCGGCAATCGTCTCAGCGAATGTTGGAGGTGGTAACCAGCCCTCCTGCGTATGATCTTCCGCTGAGTAAATCTGATCGTAATCGTGTTCGCCGTTGGACAGAAGGTAGTATTTGTTGCGGTCTCCCTCTGGCGTGCCGAGACCACCTGTTCCGTAGTTGCGCTTTGTGGCATCGAGCATCGGCCCCCAGTCAAAGGCTGACGTACCATTTGACGTCCACCAGTTAAACGCTACCTTCGTTTGGCGACTGGAAAGGCGCATCACTCGTACACCTGCGACGGATGTCGCACT containing:
- a CDS encoding putative sulfate exporter family transporter translates to MSSERHEMKNSMSSLWKSEDWWAVWIGFAIIIAALLRILPKIPSVGKWTDDPLAAFSIIKEGVATGNILLPLLMLMIGLGLLTAVGVASMKTEKLVKYLAGFAGVFILATLAYWIADQVNIKYWGLSYAMWALLVGLLVSNTIGTPKWLRAGARTELFIKIGLVLMGCEILFKKIMALGAPGLMVAWIVTPIVIIFMYKFGTKILKMSNKSLIIIIAAATSVCGVSAAIAVAAACCAKKEDLTLAVGMTLIFTVLMMFFMPLGIKYIGMNDILGGAWMGGTIDSTGAVVAAGSMLGDAAEKVAAVVKMIQNVLIGVVAFVVAIYWVTRVECEGSDHKPNAMEIWYRFPKFVLGFVAASLVFSFIVVPASSGDFKLVEASYIKPFTRELREWFFCLAFVAIGLESNFKDLTSRMEGGKPLILYGVGQTFNLILTLLVAYLAFIVFFPNAI
- a CDS encoding sigma-70 family RNA polymerase sigma factor — encoded protein: MEDYLDDSERLVHKIISGDAEAFRAVVDQNKRLVSHIVFRMVHNETDREDLCQDIFIRVYQNLSSFQFKSKLSTWIARIAYNTCGNYLEKKKIPLYEDIASNGGSIESHCDDSAPPDKQAELEDVSIRLRTEIDKLPAQFAAIITLYHLDDMSYREIGSIMNMPEGTVKSYLFRARKLLKDRLLTKYQMEDLWEASI